The Metallosphaera hakonensis JCM 8857 = DSM 7519 genome includes the window TGCCGACGTAATTATTGGCAACGACATGTTAGCGGGGGAGATTAATCTACTATCAGGGATATATCCGCTAGTGATAAACGATAACAGGCTTATTAGATATGAGAACCTTGCCTCAAATTATCCAGAGGTTCCAGCACAGGGTAAAGTGTTGGAAGTGGGTTGGTGTTCAGAAAGCAGTGACGCTTGCCTTTCCACTATTGGAGAGAACTCAATTCAGGCAATATATCCCTTTCCGTTTAGAGATGAGTCTTTTAATAGCGTAGTGAATTACGAAGTCCTAGATTACGATGCAGTTAGGGAATCGCACAGGGTGTTAAGAAAGGGAGGCAAGATATACTTGGTGTTTAGGGACTCTATTTTTGGAGGAGTGAAACCATCAGTGGCCCTAAAATTTCTAATCAAGTTTTCTGTCTCGTCTGTAGCAATAAAGCAGGGATACTGGATTTTAGAAGGGAAAAAAGTAAGATAGTCCATGGGAAAACCTTTCAATTTAATTGTGATTCTCAAGAAAAATTAATTACAAGGTAACCCTATGATAGTGAGATGTCGAAGTTAATTCCACTTGAAAAGGCCTGGTCCATTGTTCGAATAGGTGACACGATTACCGTAAGTGGAATATCAATACATCGTAATCCCATGGCTTTTATCAAGTTTCTAGTTGACTATGAATACGAGGAAATGGGGTTTATTGATAGGGAACCTGGAGTAGCCCTGGAACTTCTCCTAAGGCATAACGTGGTTAACAGGGTCAGGGTGGCCATGGCTACATTGGAATGGTTTGGGATGTTACCTACGTTTAGGTATAAAGTGGAAAAAGGAGAGATTGAGTTTCTAGAGGACACCTGTGGAGCTTTCATAGCCGGGATTAGGGCAGGAGCAGCTGGCGTTCCATTTATGCCTGTGAAAGGAGTGTTGGGAAGCGATCTTGTGAAGATCCATGAGGAAGCTGGTACATGGAAGGTTTCTAAGGATCCATTTAGTGGAGAAGAAATAGTTCTGGTTAAGGCTATTCAACCTGACGTCGCGATAATCCATGTAAATAAGGCAGACGAGAACGGGAACGCAGAAATTATTGGCCCCCTATATGAAGATGAATATAAGGCTAAAGCGGCTAAGAAGGTCATCATTACTGCAGAAGAGATAGTAGACGAGAGTTACTTTTATGGTAAGAGACCCACAATAAATTCCGTGTATGTGGATGCAGTTATTCATACTCCTAAAGGCGCTGAGCCCACTAGCATGTATCCATTATACGACGCTGATTACGAAGCCATATTGAAGCTGTTGGGCCAAGCTTGAGGGTCATTTTTCGAGGCTTCCCTGAATAAAGGCGCAGATAACGTCGTTTCCAGGTGAAATATACAACCATAGCCGATAGACCTATTCATGAGTCGGGTTGAAGAGTAGCTCGTCTACTGCACATAAGATCTTAAATAATGAAGTTGCCCAAAAGTTAGCTCACAAACAATTCAATTAATTCAACAACATATTAAAGATTCACTAGTTTAAAAATCATATGCTGATCTAAGTCCATAAGGATCTAGCATGTCAATATATCTTCTGTCATATTCGTGGAGAGCTACTACTCTATCAGAGTGCAGATCAACTGGGAAATCTGTGTTGTTAATTATATCATTGACTTCTGACCAGGGATATAACGCAATTATTTCCCATTTCTTTTTGTCTCTGTTATATCTTAGCACACCTAAGTTTGTAACAAGATAAACTTTGTTGTTTGAGTTCTTCGCTGTGCCGGTCACGAAATCAACCTTCTTAACCAGGGAGCTTTTTGAGTGTTTTAGGTTCCATAATACCATCTTTTTAACAAGAGGCATCAAATACGCTGTGGCAGCTCCGCCAGGTAGCTTAACTGCGGGTTTTCTGTAATCCCCTATGGCTGTTAGGTTAACATTGGTCTCTTGATCTATTTGAACTGGACCTAAAAACATAACATCGAGTTTACCCTTCTGGGCCAAGTCAAAGGAGTCGGCTGTTATCATCACGGGAGAGCCTTCCAAGAAGAAAGGATCCCCTGTAGACGGCGAAAGAACAATGCTCTTAGGGTTAAAGGCCTCTGCTACACCTACTATATGAATACTTTTCCTAAGTAAGTCTCTAGCTAAGAAAGTCCCAAGTAACGCTGGGCCTGAATTAAGACCGACATATACTAACTCATCATCGCATAATATCTCGGCTATAGCCTTAATTACGTAATCTACTCTCATAGGGAAAATTCTTAAGCTTAGGTTTTAAGCTGTAATCATGTTCTCGGTGTATAAGTATCGGGAATATTTTATAGCTGGGGTCAATCATGTGGTTCCAGATTACTTTCAGGACGTGGTCTTCATAAGACAACAGGGGTCAAGATGGGACGTCACTAGTGCCGAGAGATTTAGGCCACAAGACTCTGAGCTCTCCATTATTAGGGACGCGGTGAAGTTCGCAACTCATAAGGATGACCTGAAGAAGGCTGTAGTGGATCTTAGATCGAAGGGGATAGTCCTAGAAGAAATTAGGAACTTCCCCTTTCCGCGTTCACTTATTGAGGGTAAGAAGAAGATTCAGGCCGAGTTCGATTAACTATTTTTCTAACTCTTTCCTTAATTCTATCTCCGGCCTTAAGCCACCTGGCGTTTCCTTCCAGGTCCCCGTTCATTGTTGTGTCCCTCAGTAAACGGGTGAACTTGTCGGCATTTGACTGTTCTCCAATTATGCTTTCCTCAAGACTCTCGCCCTCTTTCACTCTCAGTATGATTGACATGATCTTATTGAGCCTGTCTGGTACACCAACCCTTGAACCGCGAAGAGATATCCTTACCCTCTTCAAGTTATATCCTACTTTGTCTGCTAATTCCCTGGTAGCGTATCTCCAACCGGAGTCGTCAACTATCCCTCCCAAGACAAACGTGTCCACGCTTCTGATGAGCCCCTCTGTAGCGTCTTCATCACCGTAGGGATCCAAAACAACACCGTGAATGGGCGAAACGTTTCTCCTTACCCTGTTGAAGAAACCCATCTCATTAAACATCTCCTCAAATTCTTTACTGGTATTGTTAAGGGAGAGATTATAGTCCCAAAGATACTTTCTTAGTGTGGAGATACTCATGAGTATTTGCATTACCAGTTTAGTTTTTTCATCGGGCGAATGCCTATCCCAGAGCGCTAGGTCGATGATGAAAACCGGAAATTCAGGAAATTCAAAAGGAATCTTCTCTCCTTGAGGATGAGGAGAATTCGTGGCTAATTCGAGTCCCCTTCCGCTAAGGAAGTGTATCCCTAATTCCTCCGAGATTATGTTCCCATAGAAGATCCCTCTCTTTATTCCCCAATTATACAGGGCGAGTTTTAGGCCCAGATGCTGTAGAAACGGTTTCTTTAGCCCACGGACGTAAAGGGAATCTATTCCCATCTCAAGGAATTGTTTTGCTAAGCTCCTACCCAATATCAACTGGATCCTGTAGCTAGTAAACTGAGCTTTACAGAATATAAAGACATTATCTTGGTTGGGCCAGAGGAGACTGATGGTCGCTCATAAGGTTTGAGCTAATTTCCCATGAACGACGTAGATCTTGTGAGTTACTTCCTAATCAAAGGGTGAAAATCTTGCTTCACAATACACTCTATCATTAGTCTACCTTCTGCACACCCGATC containing:
- a CDS encoding CoA transferase subunit A; the protein is MSKLIPLEKAWSIVRIGDTITVSGISIHRNPMAFIKFLVDYEYEEMGFIDREPGVALELLLRHNVVNRVRVAMATLEWFGMLPTFRYKVEKGEIEFLEDTCGAFIAGIRAGAAGVPFMPVKGVLGSDLVKIHEEAGTWKVSKDPFSGEEIVLVKAIQPDVAIIHVNKADENGNAEIIGPLYEDEYKAKAAKKVIITAEEIVDESYFYGKRPTINSVYVDAVIHTPKGAEPTSMYPLYDADYEAILKLLGQA
- the trm10 gene encoding tRNA (adenine(9)-N1)-methyltransferase Trm10, which translates into the protein MILGRSLAKQFLEMGIDSLYVRGLKKPFLQHLGLKLALYNWGIKRGIFYGNIISEELGIHFLSGRGLELATNSPHPQGEKIPFEFPEFPVFIIDLALWDRHSPDEKTKLVMQILMSISTLRKYLWDYNLSLNNTSKEFEEMFNEMGFFNRVRRNVSPIHGVVLDPYGDEDATEGLIRSVDTFVLGGIVDDSGWRYATRELADKVGYNLKRVRISLRGSRVGVPDRLNKIMSIILRVKEGESLEESIIGEQSNADKFTRLLRDTTMNGDLEGNARWLKAGDRIKERVRKIVNRTRPESSSYPQ
- a CDS encoding methylase, whose protein sequence is MKLAILKDDRDKIAPLWRTISIETIDGISERVNASMGRSSVLPNADVIIGNDMLAGEINLLSGIYPLVINDNRLIRYENLASNYPEVPAQGKVLEVGWCSESSDACLSTIGENSIQAIYPFPFRDESFNSVVNYEVLDYDAVRESHRVLRKGGKIYLVFRDSIFGGVKPSVALKFLIKFSVSSVAIKQGYWILEGKKVR
- a CDS encoding CoA-transferase translates to MRVDYVIKAIAEILCDDELVYVGLNSGPALLGTFLARDLLRKSIHIVGVAEAFNPKSIVLSPSTGDPFFLEGSPVMITADSFDLAQKGKLDVMFLGPVQIDQETNVNLTAIGDYRKPAVKLPGGAATAYLMPLVKKMVLWNLKHSKSSLVKKVDFVTGTAKNSNNKVYLVTNLGVLRYNRDKKKWEIIALYPWSEVNDIINNTDFPVDLHSDRVVALHEYDRRYIDMLDPYGLRSAYDF